In one Pseudoclavibacter sp. Marseille-Q3772 genomic region, the following are encoded:
- the thrC gene encoding threonine synthase, whose protein sequence is MQYVSTRGGMAPASFSDILLEGLAPDGGLVVPQEIPQIGPAQLEAWRELGYAELAAAVIGLFWDDIDPDELRDLCARAYGDQFAAEVPLTPIDERTALVGLSEGPTLAFKDMAMQFLGEAIPYVLAKRGRTLNILGATSGDTGSAAEYAFRSKPGIAVFMLSPQGRMSEFQRAQMYSLPDENIHNIAVDGVFDDCQQLVKELNGDLDFKAANSLGTVNSINLGRVIAQSVYYVWTWLRATDAVAESDRGRVKVSFSVPSGNFGNIFSGLLAKQMGLPVFLLVLATNENNVLDEFFRTGVYTPRSRENTLATSSPSMDISKASNLERFVYLLLGSDPEALRRAWAELDATGSLDLSEFRKRFTSEFGFVSGRSTHEDRLASIRATYEKSGIVIDPHTADGVTVARGWQEPGVPMLVLETAKPQKFAETVREALGFEAEVSAELADLLARPQRTVDMAADAGELRAYIEQHAVRA, encoded by the coding sequence ATGCAGTATGTGTCCACGCGCGGTGGAATGGCACCCGCATCGTTCAGCGACATCCTTCTCGAAGGTCTCGCACCCGACGGTGGCCTGGTGGTGCCCCAGGAAATCCCGCAGATTGGACCGGCGCAATTGGAAGCATGGCGTGAGCTCGGGTATGCCGAGCTAGCCGCCGCAGTGATCGGCCTGTTCTGGGACGATATCGATCCGGATGAGCTGCGCGATCTGTGTGCACGCGCCTATGGCGACCAGTTCGCAGCTGAGGTGCCGCTGACCCCGATTGATGAGCGCACGGCGCTGGTCGGGCTTTCCGAGGGGCCCACGCTGGCGTTCAAGGATATGGCGATGCAGTTCCTCGGCGAGGCGATTCCGTATGTGCTTGCCAAGCGCGGGCGAACGCTGAATATCCTCGGGGCGACCTCTGGTGACACCGGTTCGGCCGCCGAGTACGCGTTTCGTTCGAAGCCCGGGATCGCAGTGTTCATGCTTTCCCCGCAGGGTCGGATGAGCGAGTTCCAGCGTGCGCAGATGTATTCGCTCCCGGATGAGAACATTCACAACATTGCGGTTGACGGTGTGTTTGATGACTGCCAGCAGCTGGTGAAAGAGCTCAATGGTGACCTCGACTTCAAGGCGGCGAATTCCCTCGGGACCGTGAACTCTATTAACCTCGGCCGCGTTATCGCTCAGTCGGTGTATTACGTATGGACGTGGCTTCGAGCGACGGATGCGGTTGCTGAGTCGGATCGTGGCCGCGTGAAGGTGTCGTTCTCGGTTCCGTCCGGTAATTTCGGCAATATTTTCTCGGGTTTGCTCGCGAAACAGATGGGGCTGCCGGTGTTCCTGCTGGTACTCGCAACGAACGAGAACAATGTGCTCGATGAGTTCTTCCGCACGGGCGTGTATACACCGCGTTCTCGCGAGAACACGCTCGCGACCTCATCCCCATCCATGGATATTTCAAAGGCGTCAAACCTTGAGCGCTTTGTTTATCTTTTGCTCGGCAGCGACCCCGAGGCGCTGCGGCGCGCGTGGGCTGAGCTGGATGCGACGGGGTCGCTTGATTTGAGTGAGTTCCGCAAGCGCTTCACCAGCGAGTTTGGTTTCGTTAGCGGCAGGTCTACGCACGAGGACCGTCTTGCCTCCATTCGCGCCACCTACGAGAAATCGGGGATCGTTATTGACCCGCATACTGCCGATGGTGTGACCGTTGCCCGCGGCTGGCAGGAGCCGGGCGTTCCGATGCTGGTGTTGGAGACGGCAAAGCCGCAGAAGTTTGCCGAAACGGTTCGTGAGGCGCTCGGCTTCGAGGCGGAGGTTTCCGCCGAATTGGCCGATTTGCTGGCGCGCCCGCAGCGCACCGTGGATATGGCTGCGGATGCGGGTGAACTGCGTGCCTATATCGAACAGCACGCCGTGCGCGCGTAA
- a CDS encoding site-specific DNA-methyltransferase: MSTDSPLQALPLLLQQAKQQADAALGQARMRAQQRGSNPAGDENLLVHGDNLAMLADLAVAVEADSARGAALIYLDPPYASAADYRSRIQTTLADGSKLALEHLAYSDRWANGIGDYLAMLAPRLMLARMALREDGAICTHVDWHAAHWVRVLLDEVFGAEHFVNNLVWSYRSGGASRTTAVPRKHDDLHVYRRSDRFRIHGQRERQYLEKPFMGSKRDAAGRHYVDTILRDVLEGELQLVNEDGTLSTISVRPVLNISAERTGYATQKPIGLLEVLLRWFTKPEDTVVDPFAGSGTTAIAATRLGRNWVSCDASPRAIAVQRHRLDAIGATYRLAATEDASTPESDPPIQCAVTGRIPPEISLTAAPMQASALANLRPARGQRVDAIAHIAGDPLAAVAGWVCWVGGEAVASSWRNASGQLQTTLPLPADADAVTLEVVDLVGASRWRPQVSLAELPSKH; this comes from the coding sequence ATGTCTACCGACTCACCACTACAAGCGCTGCCGCTGCTATTGCAGCAGGCAAAGCAGCAGGCGGATGCGGCACTGGGGCAGGCGCGTATGCGCGCGCAGCAGCGGGGGAGCAACCCGGCAGGCGACGAGAACCTACTCGTGCACGGCGACAACCTCGCAATGCTTGCTGATCTCGCGGTTGCGGTCGAAGCCGACTCCGCACGCGGTGCCGCTCTGATCTACCTTGATCCGCCGTACGCATCCGCAGCGGACTATCGCAGCCGCATCCAAACCACCCTCGCCGATGGCAGCAAGTTGGCATTGGAGCACCTCGCCTACAGCGATCGGTGGGCGAACGGCATAGGTGACTATCTCGCAATGCTCGCGCCACGGCTGATGCTCGCGCGGATGGCGCTGCGTGAAGACGGTGCAATCTGCACGCATGTCGATTGGCATGCCGCCCACTGGGTTCGGGTGCTGCTGGATGAGGTGTTCGGCGCCGAACATTTCGTGAACAACCTCGTATGGAGTTATCGCTCCGGCGGGGCCTCGAGAACCACCGCGGTTCCTCGAAAACACGACGATCTGCACGTGTATCGCCGCAGCGACCGGTTCCGCATTCACGGACAGCGAGAACGGCAGTATCTCGAAAAACCGTTTATGGGCAGCAAACGCGATGCAGCCGGACGTCACTATGTAGACACCATCCTGCGCGACGTACTCGAAGGCGAACTGCAACTCGTGAACGAGGACGGCACACTGAGTACGATCAGCGTTCGGCCGGTGCTGAACATCTCCGCTGAACGTACCGGGTACGCCACCCAGAAACCGATTGGGCTGCTCGAGGTGCTGTTGCGCTGGTTCACGAAACCCGAAGACACCGTCGTCGACCCGTTCGCTGGCTCGGGCACAACTGCGATCGCCGCGACGCGACTCGGACGTAACTGGGTGAGTTGCGACGCCAGCCCACGGGCCATTGCCGTGCAGCGGCATCGCCTGGATGCGATCGGCGCGACATACCGTCTCGCAGCTACCGAAGATGCGAGCACGCCCGAGAGCGACCCGCCGATACAGTGCGCCGTAACCGGCCGCATCCCGCCCGAAATTAGCCTGACGGCCGCACCCATGCAGGCAAGCGCACTGGCCAACCTTCGACCCGCGCGCGGACAGCGTGTGGATGCGATTGCGCACATTGCCGGTGATCCGCTCGCAGCAGTTGCCGGGTGGGTGTGTTGGGTCGGGGGAGAAGCAGTGGCCTCGTCGTGGCGGAATGCCAGCGGACAGCTGCAAACCACACTCCCGCTACCGGCCGATGCGGATGCGGTCACCCTCGAGGTCGTCGACCTGGTCGGGGCCTCCCGCTGGCGCCCGCAAGTGTCGCTTGCTGAACTACCATCGAAGCATTGA
- a CDS encoding type II toxin-antitoxin system VapC family toxin has product MIVDANVLLYAVDDRAHFHAAARTWLDEAMNGVERVGLPWVSLMAFQRIITHPRVSENPLAPADAWSYITDWLDADQAWVPVPGSRHRDILGQLLTDGNLQGNLVTDAHLAALAIEHGTSICSFDTDFARFPGLHWVNPVRG; this is encoded by the coding sequence GTGATTGTCGACGCGAACGTTCTGCTTTACGCCGTCGATGACCGGGCACATTTTCACGCCGCTGCCCGGACCTGGCTGGACGAGGCAATGAACGGCGTCGAGCGCGTCGGACTGCCGTGGGTATCGTTGATGGCCTTTCAACGCATCATCACCCACCCCCGCGTGTCCGAGAACCCTCTCGCCCCGGCGGACGCGTGGAGCTACATCACCGACTGGCTTGACGCCGACCAGGCCTGGGTGCCTGTTCCTGGGAGCCGCCACCGTGACATCCTCGGACAACTCCTCACCGACGGTAACCTACAAGGGAACCTCGTCACGGACGCCCACCTCGCGGCTCTTGCCATCGAACACGGCACCAGCATCTGCTCCTTTGACACCGACTTCGCCCGCTTCCCCGGACTTCACTGGGTCAACCCCGTCCGCGGCTGA
- a CDS encoding CopG family transcriptional regulator — MRTTIRLDPEVAAAAEHLRRERHIGLGEAVNELARAGLNHKQAPARFRQRTASVGLKVDVSDIADTLELLDQYDAKDAQ, encoded by the coding sequence ATGAGGACGACCATACGACTCGACCCAGAGGTTGCGGCGGCAGCGGAACACCTACGCAGAGAGCGCCACATCGGCCTGGGTGAAGCCGTCAACGAACTCGCCCGCGCGGGCTTGAACCATAAGCAAGCACCTGCGCGGTTCCGGCAGCGGACGGCAAGTGTCGGGTTGAAGGTCGACGTTTCCGACATCGCCGACACCCTGGAGTTGCTCGATCAGTACGACGCTAAGGATGCCCAGTGA